In Methanoregula sp., a single window of DNA contains:
- a CDS encoding nucleotidyltransferase domain-containing protein, with product MSIQKRYETVIRQFVRQAQERYTTHIDKIILYGSVARGDANADSDIDLLVLWNGDEHEGWRAMTGLAFDIMVDTGDYLSVKVMNAKTFSGTSPFGQNVLREGITVA from the coding sequence ATGTCCATCCAGAAGCGGTATGAAACCGTTATCCGGCAATTTGTCCGGCAGGCACAGGAGCGGTACACTACCCATATCGACAAGATTATTCTCTACGGGTCAGTAGCAAGGGGTGATGCGAACGCAGATTCGGATATCGATCTCCTGGTGCTCTGGAATGGGGATGAACACGAAGGCTGGCGGGCAATGACCGGCCTTGCTTTCGATATCATGGTTGATACCGGCGATTATTTGTCGGTCAAGGTCATGAACGCAAAAACATTCAGCGGTACATCCCCGTTCGGGCAGAATGTCTTGAGAGAGGGGATCACGGTTGCCTGA
- a CDS encoding antitoxin family protein: MGKAIECIYEDNVLKPVGKIQLREGERIRVTIEKKLSFEPIQLKKKLTSERISALRDDS; encoded by the coding sequence ATGGGCAAGGCAATTGAATGCATCTATGAGGATAATGTTCTCAAACCGGTTGGCAAGATCCAGCTTCGGGAGGGAGAGCGAATCCGGGTGACCATCGAGAAGAAGCTCAGCTTCGAGCCCATACAGTTAAAGAAGAAACTTACCTCGGAACGCATCAGCGCTCTTCGAGATGATTCATAG
- a CDS encoding PD-(D/E)XK nuclease family protein, translating to MADLDPFFFKINSWSFTKHRVWNRCQRQYYFEYIAPYVKSAPVVDPEKIRWLKNFTSKFVVQGQLIHDIIDQQIQRHCENKPMDQAGAMNEFTKKVLRYKNIGGETFTEYHNGEKIPGSFYTFIDENGKTCLHTFFGKWPDYLNRECLRHETFDHFNIGDVGVTVKVDFAGRMPDRTLIITDWKTGRDDDDYESELQMAAYVLWAKEYYTMNVDHIGTELVFLKTGATKPYAFFEDQLSEVQEMIPREFAAMNASYEYGDFPARPSQRECLSCKFAEVCPERKM from the coding sequence ATGGCCGACCTGGACCCCTTCTTCTTCAAAATAAATTCCTGGTCCTTCACCAAACACCGGGTCTGGAACCGGTGCCAGCGCCAGTACTATTTTGAATACATCGCTCCCTACGTCAAATCCGCCCCGGTCGTTGATCCCGAAAAGATCCGGTGGCTCAAGAACTTCACCTCCAAATTCGTTGTCCAGGGCCAGCTCATTCACGATATCATCGATCAGCAGATCCAACGCCATTGCGAGAACAAGCCGATGGATCAGGCCGGGGCAATGAATGAGTTTACAAAAAAAGTTTTACGCTACAAAAATATTGGCGGCGAAACATTCACCGAATATCACAATGGCGAGAAGATCCCGGGTTCATTCTATACGTTCATCGATGAGAACGGGAAGACCTGCCTGCATACATTCTTTGGGAAGTGGCCAGACTATTTGAACCGTGAATGCCTGCGGCACGAGACGTTCGATCATTTCAACATCGGGGATGTGGGAGTAACGGTCAAGGTGGATTTTGCCGGGAGGATGCCGGATCGCACGCTCATCATCACGGACTGGAAGACCGGCCGGGACGATGACGATTACGAGTCAGAACTCCAGATGGCGGCGTATGTGCTCTGGGCAAAGGAGTATTACACGATGAATGTCGATCACATCGGCACCGAACTCGTGTTCTTGAAAACCGGTGCAACGAAACCCTATGCCTTCTTCGAAGATCAGTTGAGCGAGGTGCAGGAGATGATCCCCCGGGAATTCGCGGCGATGAATGCTTCCTATGAATATGGGGATTTTCCGGCCCGGCCTTCGCAACGGGAGTGTCTGAGTTGTAAGTTTGCGGAGGTTTGTCCGGAAAGAAAAATGTAA
- a CDS encoding PDDEXK nuclease domain-containing protein encodes MTGEFGRGFSIVNLKNFRQFYLVFSKGYSQGNIPDDEIGYTVCSGLSWSHYRLLMRVENSDARRHYIREGISQNWSVRTLERQIDSLSYERLLKTRDGKIVKPAVQKKKIPDSQSPEEFIRDPYVLEFLHIPSSDSFLEHELEQALIDKLRHFLLELGKGFSFVGRQYRICTETSEFYIDLVFYHYILKCFILIDLKTGKLTHQDIGQMDMYVRLFEDRIKTEGDNPTIGIILCTEKDETIVRYSVLKDSHQLFASWYKLYLPSEQELVAEIEREKEIMRRLDRDRSG; translated from the coding sequence TTGACCGGTGAATTCGGTCGTGGTTTTTCCATAGTAAACCTCAAGAACTTCCGCCAGTTCTACCTTGTATTTTCCAAAGGGTATTCTCAAGGAAACATCCCTGATGATGAGATTGGCTACACTGTGTGTAGCGGATTGAGCTGGTCTCATTACCGGCTCCTGATGCGGGTGGAAAATTCCGATGCCCGCCGACATTATATCCGGGAAGGAATCAGCCAGAACTGGAGTGTACGGACTCTTGAGCGGCAGATTGATTCACTCTCTTATGAACGGTTGTTGAAAACCCGGGACGGGAAGATCGTAAAACCCGCAGTTCAGAAAAAGAAAATACCGGATAGTCAAAGCCCCGAGGAATTCATCAGGGATCCGTATGTCCTTGAATTCCTGCATATCCCTTCTTCAGATTCTTTCCTTGAACACGAGCTTGAGCAGGCCCTTATCGATAAACTCCGGCACTTCCTCCTGGAACTGGGAAAGGGGTTCTCCTTTGTCGGGCGCCAGTACCGGATCTGTACGGAAACTTCCGAGTTTTACATCGACCTCGTCTTCTATCATTATATCCTGAAATGTTTCATCCTCATTGACTTGAAGACCGGAAAGCTGACACACCAGGATATCGGACAGATGGACATGTATGTGCGGCTGTTTGAGGACCGGATTAAAACCGAAGGGGACAATCCAACGATTGGTATCATCCTCTGTACAGAAAAAGACGAGACTATCGTCAGGTACTCGGTTCTCAAGGATAGTCACCAGCTCTTTGCATCCTGGTATAAACTGTATCTTCCCAGCGAGCAGGAACTTGTTGCAGAAATCGAGCGGGAAAAAGAGATTATGCGGAGGTTGGATCGTGATCGCTCCGGTTAG
- a CDS encoding carbohydrate-binding protein codes for MEKQFKVICLVALVLLVVILPVAAIPSVIKSGTSTYVTGGNMLQPKTTWTTSDTGSDGNIDAWIQISPGTSMADGSRPQFTYRVFTPDGKDWFKDINPTLWNVNVDGQMAYVDQPVDFSDVNFGSGNNLEYGQARMTVYRFQPEHNAGKPSYQFNGPWKVDMIITTPIPNSGGERAYTKVATLTFNLNDGGGTTLLPTTTTPTPVPSNQKIIIDGEKYVDANVQKTGAQWDSTEEKCPTWRGSDWSGTGDYYLSHGGDTLTYLINAPATGTYVMWMRDWSDTNHAAGDRQVTVTIDGATIGTFDAASSFTKGTTGYGWDKFTTVNLGAGSHTLKITKKDTTSSAAIIDDLWFSSNVNEIPASYTTHSVALCAGTTPITPTPTQKIIVEGEDYVDANVQKTGAQWDSSEEKCPTWRGSDWSGTGDYYLSHGGDTLTYTINAPSAGTYVMWMRDWSDTNHATGDRQVTVTIDGATIGTFDAANAFNRGTTGYGWDKLSTVNLGAGSHTMKITKKDTTSSAAIIDELWFSSNVNEIPASYTTHSEALCTVTRPIVYCTAPPCPSGKLACLLKDGCPGGCGYSCETPVTSVPPTTSGIETAVILLALGIAVAVIAKRKD; via the coding sequence ATGGAAAAACAGTTTAAGGTTATATGCCTGGTTGCGCTGGTGCTGCTTGTAGTTATCTTGCCCGTGGCTGCAATCCCGAGCGTCATTAAATCAGGTACCAGTACTTACGTGACTGGTGGTAACATGTTACAACCGAAGACAACATGGACAACATCAGATACGGGAAGTGATGGGAATATTGATGCATGGATACAAATCTCTCCCGGTACTTCCATGGCAGATGGTTCCCGGCCCCAGTTTACCTACCGGGTTTTCACGCCCGATGGGAAGGATTGGTTTAAAGATATCAATCCGACGCTGTGGAACGTTAATGTCGACGGCCAGATGGCCTATGTAGATCAGCCCGTTGATTTTTCGGATGTAAATTTTGGTTCGGGCAACAATCTCGAGTACGGACAGGCCAGGATGACGGTATACCGGTTTCAACCGGAGCACAATGCCGGCAAACCCTCTTACCAGTTTAACGGCCCATGGAAGGTTGATATGATTATCACCACTCCCATTCCCAATTCCGGTGGCGAGCGGGCGTATACCAAAGTTGCAACCCTGACATTCAATCTCAATGACGGGGGTGGAACGACCCTGCTGCCAACCACGACAACCCCGACACCCGTCCCGTCAAATCAGAAAATAATCATTGACGGTGAGAAATATGTTGACGCAAATGTCCAGAAGACCGGCGCACAATGGGACAGCACCGAGGAGAAGTGCCCGACCTGGCGGGGCAGTGACTGGTCGGGAACCGGTGACTACTATCTCTCCCATGGCGGGGACACGCTCACCTACCTGATAAATGCGCCTGCTACAGGAACGTACGTCATGTGGATGAGGGACTGGTCTGACACCAACCATGCGGCCGGAGACCGCCAGGTCACGGTTACTATTGACGGGGCAACGATCGGTACATTCGATGCAGCCTCCTCCTTCACTAAGGGGACCACGGGCTATGGCTGGGATAAATTCACCACGGTCAACCTCGGGGCCGGTTCGCACACCCTGAAAATAACCAAGAAAGATACCACCAGTTCGGCAGCAATTATTGATGACCTCTGGTTCTCATCCAATGTAAACGAGATCCCTGCGAGCTATACAACCCACAGCGTAGCGCTCTGTGCCGGTACAACACCCATAACCCCCACGCCCACCCAGAAAATAATCGTGGAGGGAGAGGACTATGTCGACGCAAATGTCCAGAAGACCGGTGCACAATGGGACAGCTCCGAAGAAAAATGCCCGACCTGGCGGGGCAGCGACTGGTCGGGAACCGGTGACTACTATCTCTCCCACGGCGGGGATACGCTCACCTATACAATCAATGCCCCTTCAGCGGGAACCTACGTCATGTGGATGAGGGACTGGTCTGACACCAACCATGCGACAGGAGACCGCCAGGTCACGGTCACGATTGACGGGGCAACGATCGGTACGTTCGATGCAGCGAACGCATTCAACCGGGGTACCACGGGCTATGGCTGGGACAAACTCTCTACGGTTAATCTCGGTGCGGGATCCCACACGATGAAAATAACCAAGAAAGATACCACCAGTTCAGCAGCAATCATTGACGAACTCTGGTTCTCATCCAATGTCAACGAGATCCCGGCAAGTTATACAACCCACAGTGAAGCGCTCTGTACTGTTACACGACCCATCGTCTATTGTACAGCTCCCCCATGTCCATCCGGAAAATTGGCCTGCCTGCTGAAAGACGGCTGCCCCGGAGGGTGTGGCTATTCGTGCGAGACCCCGGTAACTTCGGTTCCCCCGACGACATCCGGTATCGAAACCGCAGTTATCCTCCTTGCCCTCGGTATCGCTGTGGCTGTCATTGCAAAGAGAAAGGACTGA
- a CDS encoding 4Fe-4S binding protein: MDAGRCDGCSLCSSVCPEGVIVMQCCSLTGILPAILRSRSGYRYYRLKLSGKTR, encoded by the coding sequence ATGGATGCGGGCCGGTGCGATGGGTGCAGCCTGTGCTCCTCTGTTTGTCCGGAAGGCGTGATTGTGATGCAGTGCTGTTCGTTAACCGGTATACTCCCCGCGATACTGCGATCCCGGAGCGGGTACAGGTACTACCGTTTAAAGTTGAGCGGGAAAACCCGGTGA
- a CDS encoding cobalamin-dependent protein (Presence of a B(12) (cobalamin)-binding domain implies dependence on cobalamin itself, in one of its several forms, or in some unusual lineages, dependence on a cobalamin-like analog.), with product MPEAHQKILFIASEDEENLSVRYPAASLVQAGHAIGIASFSAPADTPGVLARIQKFRPDLIAVSMAFQSRAPAFFELIRTIRESGYTGHLSTGGHFPTFEFAKILETQPGIDSVVRFEGEQALVELVEHLGGMREIAAVANLVYRDGDALRENPCIDRFPDLDALPFPVRNDRPQVRLGENFATLVASRGCWHASCAYCCIGAFHAGKTGKRHALRSTGNIAQEIAWLYHKQGVRLFQFHDDNFLQAREEDNIARLDELVAVLGKEGVDLEKTAFLIKARPDSITEAVAARLDRLGVAGVFLGVENASATGLRALIRGSKVDHIDRSFTLLRRYNMVVTYNLLIFHPDATFDEINANILFMKKHPEYPFDFGRAEVVAGSPLERQVLEGGLLQGSWPNWDYRIRDPDVDRLFRISLATFRRPDAGYSMLAHSMIALAYGAYTVHRLWPGPAAESVLTDTHALIAESNAFVLDHIFRMYALAAQPDPGEEIDLLAGSIRNGCSELNAKAASLTQRMNRLQVAEKKFRHAGVPGALQHSPLLRGIFRV from the coding sequence ATGCCGGAAGCCCACCAAAAAATCCTCTTCATCGCCTCCGAAGACGAGGAGAACCTCTCGGTGCGCTACCCGGCAGCCTCGCTCGTGCAGGCCGGCCATGCGATCGGGATCGCCTCCTTCTCCGCCCCGGCAGACACACCGGGGGTCCTCGCACGGATACAAAAGTTCAGGCCGGACCTGATCGCCGTCTCGATGGCATTCCAGAGCCGGGCGCCGGCCTTCTTCGAGCTCATCCGGACAATCCGGGAGAGCGGCTACACCGGCCATCTCTCCACCGGCGGGCACTTCCCCACGTTTGAGTTTGCGAAGATCCTGGAAACCCAGCCCGGCATCGACAGCGTGGTGCGGTTCGAGGGGGAGCAGGCACTGGTCGAACTTGTGGAGCACCTCGGGGGGATGCGGGAGATCGCGGCGGTTGCAAACCTCGTGTACCGGGACGGGGATGCACTCCGCGAGAACCCGTGCATCGATCGCTTCCCGGACCTCGATGCCCTGCCGTTTCCGGTCCGGAACGACCGCCCGCAGGTGCGCCTCGGGGAGAACTTCGCCACGCTGGTCGCGAGCCGGGGGTGCTGGCACGCGTCGTGCGCCTACTGCTGCATCGGGGCGTTCCATGCGGGAAAGACCGGGAAGCGGCATGCCCTGCGGAGCACAGGAAATATCGCACAGGAGATCGCGTGGCTCTACCATAAGCAGGGCGTGCGGCTCTTCCAGTTCCATGACGACAACTTCCTGCAGGCACGGGAAGAAGACAACATCGCGAGGCTCGACGAGCTGGTGGCAGTGCTCGGAAAAGAGGGGGTCGATCTGGAAAAGACTGCCTTTCTCATCAAGGCCCGGCCGGACTCGATCACCGAAGCAGTCGCGGCCCGGCTCGACCGGCTCGGCGTTGCGGGGGTTTTTTTAGGCGTCGAGAACGCAAGCGCGACCGGCCTTCGTGCCCTCATCCGGGGCTCAAAGGTTGACCACATTGACCGGTCGTTTACGCTGCTCCGCCGCTACAACATGGTCGTGACCTACAACCTCTTGATCTTCCACCCGGACGCAACGTTCGACGAGATCAACGCAAACATCCTCTTCATGAAGAAGCACCCGGAGTACCCGTTCGATTTCGGGCGGGCCGAGGTGGTGGCAGGCTCGCCCCTGGAACGGCAGGTTCTGGAGGGGGGTCTCCTGCAGGGGAGCTGGCCGAACTGGGACTACCGGATACGGGACCCGGACGTTGACCGGCTCTTCCGCATCAGTCTTGCCACATTCCGCCGCCCGGATGCCGGATATTCAATGCTTGCCCACAGCATGATCGCACTCGCGTACGGGGCCTACACCGTGCACCGCCTCTGGCCCGGCCCGGCAGCAGAGAGCGTGCTCACCGATACCCATGCCCTGATCGCAGAGAGCAACGCGTTTGTTCTCGACCACATCTTCCGGATGTACGCGCTCGCCGCACAACCGGACCCCGGGGAAGAAATCGATCTGCTGGCAGGCTCCATCCGCAACGGGTGCAGTGAGCTCAATGCCAAAGCCGCATCGCTCACGCAGCGGATGAACCGGTTGCAGGTCGCAGAAAAGAAGTTCCGGCACGCCGGTGTGCCCGGCGCTCTCCAGCACTCGCCCCTGCTCCGGGGCATCTTCCGGGTCTAG
- a CDS encoding 4Fe-4S dicluster-binding protein, which translates to MRRLGWRGPDVEALRGRAVPRIGTHTSLSRSESRFATTGFPERCTSCGRCVVACRDGGYHAISLREQEVVIDRNRCDGCSLCSHLCPEGVIVMQVRG; encoded by the coding sequence TTGAGACGGCTGGGGTGGCGAGGTCCGGATGTCGAGGCACTCAGGGGCCGTGCCGTTCCGCGTATCGGCACGCATACCTCTCTCTCCCGGAGCGAGTCCCGTTTCGCCACCACAGGTTTTCCCGAACGGTGCACATCCTGCGGCCGCTGTGTGGTGGCGTGCCGGGACGGGGGATACCATGCGATCTCGTTGCGGGAACAGGAAGTGGTGATTGATCGCAACCGGTGCGATGGGTGCAGTTTGTGCTCGCATCTTTGTCCGGAAGGCGTGATCGTTATGCAGGTCCGGGGGTGA